One Vanrija pseudolonga chromosome 5, complete sequence genomic window, ccgatTCGATCATAGAAGGCAACCCCGTCACCAAACCCAGCCACTAGGCCACCTACGAGTGCCCGGCGGTCCTCGTACTCGCGCACCGAGTCGGGCAGGGCCTCCCATTCGGCCTGGGGGATGTATGGCGGGTTGGCCGTGATGATGTCGATAGGCTGGCCGCCTGTGGCTTCACGAACGGCGCGTGCAAAGTTCGCCAACATGACGTCGCCCTCAAAtacgctgacgcgctcgtcaCCAAGCAGCTTGATGTTGTCGCTGGCGAGGGAAATCGCCTCGGAGCTcaggtcgacgccgaagcCTGCCGCAAACCgatcgccgaggaggtgagAGAGAAGCAGTGGGATGCAGCCTGAGCCAGTACACAGGTCGAGGATGCGGAGAGGACGGGAGACCCCAGCAAGTCGCTCAGCGtacgcctcgacgacgaaggcTGTCTCGGGTCGGGGTATGAGCGTCGGTGCGCGAGTGAGGAGGGTCAACGGCCCAAAGTCTGTGTTGCCTGCCGTGAGTGTGGCACAGAAGAGATCAACTCACCCAAGATGTACTGCAGAGGCTCGCCTTTTGATCGCCGTTCAACCATCTGCGCGATTGCCGACTCGGTGTCTTGCGGGCTGAGTCTCCGCTcacgggcggcgtcgcggagcCACCGAAGCTCATTCTTCGCCtcatgctcgtcgagctcggggttgCGCAGCAGCTGGTCCAGCAGGCCTGTCCGTGTCGTATATCGCCTACATGTCGTGTGCAAGGCTCGTGCCGCCGTTCGCCGACCGAGCATATGCAGCATGCGGCTTGATatttgttgttgttgttgttgcatGCATCTCTCCCCCAGTTGTCGTCTCCCCATAATCTCGGCGTTGACGGACTTTTTTGCTTCCGGCCGGCCGCGGACCCCACCGCCGGCTTGAAAGTGGGGATCCGATATGCGGTCGGCAGCCGGAGATCGAGCGGAACATGGACCTGGGGCTAAGTTGctttgtcgtcgacgcgctcgacttTCTCTCTACAAcctcccactcactcactcactccaACTCCAATGCCCGGCCCTGGACCATCACCGCACCAGGTCTTCGTCTACTCGGGTCCTGGCGTgtcgccgctctcgctctcgcacACGCTATTGACGCTCTCGCTCCAGCTACTCCCCCACTACACGGTCCAGCCCATCACGGCGGCTGTCCTCGCAACCGAGCCTTGGGAGCCGACGTGCGCGCTCCTCGTTATCCCCGGTGGCAGAGACCTCCCGTTTGTCGAAGAGCTCTCAGTCAAGACGAAGGTCACTCGCCGCATCGCAGAGTTCGTTCAGGAGGGCGGCAGGTACCTCGGTATCTGTGCCGGCGCCTACTTTGGtgcggccgaggtcaagTTTGACGTTGGCGGGAacaaggaggtcgtcgggAAGCGTGATCTCGTGAGTGAACTGCCCCGGCCGAATACTCACACCACCAGGCCTTCTTCCCCGGTGCAGCTGTCGGACCTACATTCCCTGGCTTTGACTATGGAtccgaggccggcgcccGAGCCGTCGGCATtgtggtcgacggcggcaagcgcgTGCTAGACAACCTCTACTacaacggcggcggacaCTTCATCCTCCCTGCTCAGCTCCCctccgacgtcgaggtcgtggcgCGGTACGCCGAGCCGCCAACACCCGAGGCCAATGTCGCGGCCGTGCAGATTtcaaagggcaagggcaaggccctCCTCTGCGCGGTCCACTTCGAGTACCCACTCCAGGACCCGCCGTCGCGTGATGCCATTGCGAAGCTCGCCAACCCACCAGACGAGCTCGTGATTGAGCAGAACGAGAAGGACAGGAAGGCATGGGTCGGAACCCTCCTCTCGAACCTCGGCATTAGGCTGCCCTCTGAGCAGAAGACGGCGACCGGCGCTCagctcaagggcgaggaggatccgcacctcctccttcacccaacccacccgTCGCCAATTTTCGTCTTCTCCCACCCCAGCCTTCCCGAGCTAGCCACTAACGCTTTCGGCGCCTCGACCATCAACTCCAAGCTGAAGCTTGGCCCCGGCAAGTGGGAGACGTTGCAGGACGCcaacgacaagctcgaga contains:
- the prmC gene encoding Release factor glutamine methyltransferase; protein product: MLGRRTAARALHTTCRRYTTRTGLLDQLLRNPELDEHEAKNELRWLRDAARERRLSPQDTESAIAQMVERRSKGEPLQYILGNTDFGPLTLLTRAPTLIPRPETAFVVEAYAERLAGVSRPLRILDLCTGSGCIPLLLSHLLGDRFAAGFGVDLSSEAISLASDNIKLLGDERVSVFEGDVMLANFARAVREATGGQPIDIITANPPYIPQAEWEALPDSVREYEDRRALVGGLVAGFGDGVAFYDRIGELAQEILMPDPKLARVPRLAVEIGADQGEVVSRMLPGRTEVLQDQYSRDRMVLSTL